A section of the Clostridium sp. TW13 genome encodes:
- the codY gene encoding GTP-sensing pleiotropic transcriptional regulator CodY: MSTLLDKTRRLNKILQKTGTEQLAFSDICKLLSEVLQCNVYIASRKGKVIGFTFLEGFQCKVMREKVTEDKRFPEDYNHKLLEINETLANLNSQGDCVFADEGKCEMQGKISTIVPIIGNGERLGTLILARFNCPFTDEDLVLSEYSATIVGLEILRSKKDEIEEDARKKAVVQLAIGTLSYSELEAVEHIFNELNGDEGLLVASKIADKVGITRSVIVNALRKFESAGVIESRSLGMKGTHIKILNDKLLEELKNIH; encoded by the coding sequence ATGTCAACGCTATTAGATAAGACAAGAAGATTAAATAAAATCTTGCAAAAAACGGGGACAGAACAGTTAGCCTTTAGTGATATCTGTAAATTACTTAGTGAAGTGCTACAATGTAACGTATATATTGCTAGTAGAAAGGGAAAAGTTATTGGCTTTACTTTTTTAGAAGGGTTTCAATGTAAAGTCATGAGAGAAAAAGTAACTGAAGATAAAAGATTTCCAGAAGATTATAATCATAAACTATTGGAAATCAATGAAACTTTAGCTAATCTTAATAGCCAAGGAGATTGTGTATTTGCAGATGAAGGTAAATGTGAAATGCAAGGAAAGATATCAACCATAGTTCCGATAATCGGAAATGGTGAGAGACTTGGAACATTAATTTTAGCAAGGTTTAACTGTCCATTTACCGATGAAGACTTAGTGTTATCAGAATATTCAGCTACAATTGTTGGATTAGAAATATTAAGATCTAAAAAAGATGAAATAGAAGAAGATGCTAGAAAGAAAGCTGTGGTTCAACTTGCTATAGGAACATTATCTTATTCTGAATTAGAAGCTGTGGAGCATATATTTAATGAGCTTAACGGTGATGAAGGATTGCTAGTAGCATCTAAAATAGCAGATAAAGTTGGAATAACAAGATCAGTTATTGTAAATGCACTTAGAAAGTTTGAAAGTGCAGGAGTAATAGAGTCAAGAAGTTTAGGAATGAAGGGAACTCACATAAAGATCCTTAATGATAAATTATTAGAAGAACTTAAAAATATACATTAG